aagattttaatagtttattttgtaattcaaaaaccacaaaacaaacaattttacaactgaaaaaaaaatccacatgtcCATACAGGAGAACTGACagaagcagtattagcagtagcagtattttaaaatgtaataaacataCATCTTAGTATCTTGGTTAGTGTACTATTACAGGTGAGTTGACAAAAAATGAAATGTTAACATACTGTAAACATACAGCGTTAAAATAGATGAACAAGTgattaaaacatcttaaaaagtCCCTTCCCATCGGATTTAACAGCACAGCAATGATTTGAAAGGAAAGTCCCTCTTAACAAGCATTTATATCTTACAAAAATGACTTTATGCATGCATTAATGTGCTTATGGTTTTTCTGTACTTTTGATCATTCCTTTGGATCAATTATATTATAAGGTCATCGCCATCGTAATGCACAGGCCATGTCTGAGCACACCCCACTGTAATGTGTCGAGTGCTTCTTTGACCACGATATTTACATTTAGGTTGTCTGTCTCCACTTTGTAAACTGCAAGTGATTACAGGAAACGGTTTGGTGCTTTCGTAGAGATCCCTTGTGTTTGGCTTGTGTGTGCCCCCTTCTTGGCACACTGCTCTGACCTGCTGTTGTGTTGCCAATATGAAGGTATTGGTTTCTTTGCAGTTATTGGTGTCTCCCTGTGTGATCCCCCTTTTCCTGATCACACTGTCGCACTGTTTTTCATTCATGCCCCCAAACACATGCTGGTTGAGGAAGTGTAGGTAGCGAGCCTTCACCTCAGCGGGTTGAGCGTCAGCAGATGGAGTGGCGCACAGTGCCACCAGCAAAACTACAGCCAACTGGTGCACCTCCATGATGCCTTTCCtggataaagaaataaaatgacattttacAATTTTCTGTACACATGAACTGAGCAGCTTGAACTTACACTAGTTCTATTTTTAAACTAATGGTCTAAGAGTATAGTCAGTGGTTCTTATTCTTGGTTCTGGAGAATGGCTGACCTGCATGTTGTAGTGTTTCCCTGTTCTAACACCTGTGATGGACTAAGTATCCAAACCATATGTGAGTTAAAGAAAAGATATCCAAAGTATTTGCCTTCAAATGTACTTTGAGTATCAAAATTCCAGGATTTATTATGGATCTAATGTCCTATTTCCATTGTGCAAAAGGACTATTGCTTAACCCATTTACTTCAGAAGAAATGTTTCTAGAGTCTCTCTTGGTTCACAAATCTTTGAATAGAATGTCTATTCTGGCCCTAGAATTATCATAAAAAGTACACATTTCCATTAAGTAGAAGTTTGAAGTGTCAGTTAAAGCTTAATTAAAGTTTAAGTTAAATAAAAGATTCACAAATACGTTTCTCTTCCTATACTTTACTCAAAGATCTGCACCTATACATATtctatatattcatttattcatgtacaCATCTCAATCTCAAACTCCCGCAGTCTCAAAATTGTGCACTGCATTGCGCTGGCATTGAGTGGCATGCTTGCACTTGGTTAATGGGTGTCCAAAAAATCAAAACAAGGTTGaaacaaagtgcacaaaatactcaGTTGATGAACTTGCTTTACAGTTAATAATTTGGTGCATTATGTTACGTATTTATGCACGCATAAAATAAGGTACCAAAATGCAGGGAATTACatctaatttatatattttttccactcACATTAGCAATTCTGCTCACAAATAACcgttgcttttttaaaaaaatgtattgatgtagtaaaaagtaagatattttattttaaactaatttggaattacagtaaattaaattactgataCAACTATTAGTTAATTACAGTAACAAAtaacatttacttatttactgtGTTATTGTCCACCACAAGTGCATTAATTTATTACTTGCATTAGGTGTGTTAAAGCAGAAGAAACTCTGAAACTGATGCAGAACTGAGCTTCAAGCACCAAAATTAAGAATCTTACCTCAAGATGAAGAAATCTGTGGGACCACACGGTTTTACGGATGCTCCTCTTGGAATTTCCCTGAAGATTAGTTCTTCTAGTTCTGCATCAGGAGCTGTTCAAGATGAACCAAAGTTTCCTCCCTAAACCCTTGTCTTATAAAGCATTTTACAGCAGCATAACAACATCCCACTTTCCTAACATGGATGTTCCTGTTCCTTACCCTTACCAGGAAAACAAGATCTTCAGATTGACATTTGATATGTTTGTAAGAAACATGAAAGTTCTGTCCAATAAGCACAGAGAACACCATATTTGGATTAAATGGGTTAGAGAAATAAGATACTTACATAAGGGAAGACATGTGAGGGCATATCACAACTAAAACATGTGTAGGCATGACCTAGCTGAGGTGAAATTAGGGGAAAGCAGTATATGAATCAAACTGAAATACTTTCGTTTATGCAGAGAAAATCCACTCGAGTTTGTAAGACACTCAATCAACATTTATACTGAAATAAGACTGAACTCTctaaaggatgttttttttttgggtgattagggaaattacattattacataaaATGCATTGTTGAAACACTTTTGAAAACTGTTCAACAAGAATAACACAAATTTTGCCAGATAGTAGTGCCATTTTTaatgtgtgttaaaaacaaatgaATTAGATGCAATTTCCTGCATTCTGGTACCTAATTGTACATTCATTGACTATTTTAgactattttattcattatagcCTTGCTGATAAAGATACTACACTCATAATGAACATTTCTGAAGTGATTATTTCATTCTTGCTGATAATATGAACAGCAGCACTGTGCTGCTATTAAAGGCGCAGCTGATGCTAGTAACCTAAATTTGGCTACAGAATATTCTAGTCCCATATGATAtttattgattttcttttatgaTAAGAAATTGCAAATCACAACAGAGCATCAACAAATGTTATCAGAGTACACATTGTTATACAGTACTAAGCCAGGACAATATTTTGATCGTTATTTattgcgataagaaatgtttcaataatggtgatatcatttttgtggtatatcgatatgtattatttataaaatctgtCACGTACAGGTGTTTATACTGTCGTCAGTTtgctgcagagctgaacacaatcagcctctgtagctgggctacgtcagtgcgtgatgacgtaattacACAGGCActtagccagataggctaggctaggcttggctctgcatctaaaatgtcccgtGCTGAAGCGAGCCGAGTCTAACCGAGCACCACCgaggctaagctaggctaggctaggttaggctaGGCTCCGCTCTGCATCTAAAATGGCCGGTGCTGAAGGGAGCCTAGTCTGACCGAGCACCACCGAGGCTAAGCTAGGCTCCGCTCTCCATCTAAAATATCCAGCACTGGAGCCAAACACAGCTTGGTTAGCCTTGGCTCGCTCCAGCACtggacattttagatgcagagtGAGTTCCCCTGaagcttccacaagtgattaagcAGAAGAGATAACattagttgagggaggcaggtctaattcagtggtatGGAAGTGATATCGGCTTTcgaaggtctgataaacttcagacatCTGCTTGCTGCAAATTGTACTGGAGAGTGGTGCCGACTAgtgttgggttttgttttgccGCTGACCTTAACAGTATGGATTCTCTAAtcgtactttaaaaaaaaatcttctaagtTCAGGTTCAGAGAAAAGCAGGTTTATTCGGTTCGATCACCCTCAGTCGGCCGTCCTCGTCGAACTGCTTCCTAAATGTTGAACAGGAACATTTATAAACCCGCAAACACACATAGTAACATACATGATTTTACACATAGGAAACATCACTCTTAAATATACAAAAGGACATCATCACTCTTGATTATACAAAAGGTCAGAAGTCAGATGCCTAGGTCCTAAAAAGTCATTAGTTTAGAAACTGGTCTTCTTCCTCCCAGGGTGTGACTGGCGCCCAGCACTAATTGCTGTCTTACTTCCTGGCTTGATGAAATGTAATTCTGAGTGGGACCTCTGCTTATTACTGAGATTCAGTCCTCTCTCCTATTTTCCTAGTAAATTTCTTCTATTGATAAAACTAAGTATTAAAGATAAGTATCAAAAATTACAACATTTCCCCCTCAGGCAACTTCCTAGTTCTCAAAAACTACAATATCCAAAATTGATTAATAATACAGAGAGTAGGTAATCATACACAGATTATCTATAAGTAACAAGGGACTAaaatcaaataatataatatttaaaaatgcataCATCCCCAGTAACTACTCACTAAAAACATATCAATACTCAAGCACATAGCACCTACTCAGTCACTCCCACCTTTCCTAGCAAGTTTTCATCCAGTTGATGTTTTTGCAGGCCTGCAGCATTGGGCCCAAATCATACGACTTGCTGTTTTTTGACACCATTATTGACACATGAGGTGTGGCTTTGGGCACTTTGTACCAGTGCTTAGTTGTGGAGTCCAGTTCAGCAGTAACAGCTACCCCTTGTGGACCAATGATGATGTCCCCTGTGGTAAGTAGCATGTGTTTTCCTTCCATGCTTTCTTCCCATGCTGTGGCACATTCTAGGTGTACATCATTTGAATTATACTATATGGTGCAATGCAGATCATCTTTCACATCTTCTAAGTCAGGCTTTATAGCCTGAATCCATGCTTTCCATTAGTTGATATTGTTGGACAAGTTGGATTCCATAAGCTTCAGCCAGTATACAGACGGTTGTGTATTGTTGCAATGTTCAGTTGTCATCAACATCTGCCAAGCTTGTGAAGGTACATATATTAACACTCCATCAGGTGTACACTTGATGTCTGCTTTCAATTGACAAAAGGCATCTCTGCCTAACAAATTAATTGGAGTTGTTTCGGAGAACAAAATGGGTAGTACAACTCTTTTGTCATTTAAGGTCAACTCTAGTGGCTCAGTAAAAGTTAGAATTTTCGTTGTTCCAGAGAATCCTTGTGTTCTTATCTTTTTGTTGGAAAGGGGGAGGTGAGCTCCTTTTGGGCCAATTACTGTGTATGTTGCCCCCTTTCTGAACATCATCTAGAATAGCCTTCTATTGGTTTCATTTTGATTCCATGGGGATCCAGTCTCTTCTAGCCATCGCTTCTGGAAGTTACTGATGTGTTCATTATAAATACAAGTAGTAGACTTCATTTCCATTGTCTCTAATTGGCTTGGATCCATTACAGATGGATATTCTAAGCATAAAGCATCCCATAGCAAGTTTCTGTATCTATTTATGGGGATGCCATCTAAGAGATCATTCTTTACCAAATCTTGCACATCTGCCACAGTAAATATGCCTTCCATTTTTAACTTTCCAATAGTCTGGGATAGGATTTATGGTTTAGGTTTATGGCCTGCTGTATGTTCTTCAAATGCAGTGATCCACTTCTGGCCTCCTTCATTTATATTAGGCAGGTGTTCTATCAGACCTTTAAGATCTAGGAATGACCATGGTACATAGATTTGTTCACTTCTCTCTCTTAATCTTCACGATATCTGCTCTGGGTCAAGTTGGTTACTGGTGAGGTCTGTGATCGTCTGTTCTGTTGATTCTCTTTTATTTGAACTTCAGCTTTATGTCCATTCAGTGGTGATTATGGGTAACTGTTTAACTGTAGTAATGCTTTCAGGTACATATGGTGGTGGTCTTTCAAGAGTACGTCTTGGACTCACTTCAGGGTTCTTTGACTCTTCTACTTTGAGCTTTTGTTTGTTGCTTTTGTTCTTCAATTATAGTGCTTGGTCTTTAAATGATTTCAGCACTGTCAATCTTCTCTGCTGTTTCAGAATTTGTTCCTTTGTTTTTACTACCTTACTATCTACCAGATCTTTAATTAGTTGACATAATTCTTCATCGAATACACCATGTACTGGCCATTGCTTTCTGACTCTGACTCTGTGGCCATTGCTCTCTGACTCTGTAGCAAGCCCATTGgataacattaattaataaaatggtGTCCCTGCCATATTCAGATTAACCTTTTTGAAAATATGTCTCATTAAAAGTTTTTTCACTGGTTCAATGTTAATTAATTTAGAGGACTTTGAATTAGAGCCTTTGTGTGTggg
This genomic interval from Astyanax mexicanus isolate ESR-SI-001 chromosome 1, AstMex3_surface, whole genome shotgun sequence contains the following:
- the LOC103035073 gene encoding ribonuclease-like 3, encoding MEVHQLAVVLLVALCATPSADAQPAEVKARYLHFLNQHVFGGMNEKQCDSVIRKRGITQGDTNNCKETNTFILATQQQVRAVCQEGGTHKPNTRDLYESTKPFPVITCSLQSGDRQPKCKYRGQRSTRHITVGCAQTWPVHYDGDDLII